AGTCGCGCAACTTCCGCGCCTTCGAAACCTACCTGCTGACCACGGCGCTGTACCTGGTCATGGCCATCGGGATTCGCCAGTTGCTGGCCTGGGTCGGCCGCCGTTTCATCATGGGAGAGCGCTGATGGACTTCACCCTCTGGGACATCCTGCGCAATCTGCTGACCGGCCTGCAATGGACGCTGCTGCTGTCACTGGTGGCCTTCGTCTGCGGCGGCATCGCCGGTCTGCTGGTGTTGCTGGCGCGGCTATCGCCGTTATCGGCGCCGCGCATTCTCGCCCGTGGCTATATCGAACTGTTCCAGGGCACGCCGCTGCTGATGCAGTTGTTCCTGGTGTTCTTCGGTATCGCCCTGCTCGGCCTCGACGTGTCGCCCTGGCTGGCTGCAGCCACCGCACTGACGCTGTTCACCAGCGCCTTTCTCGCCGAGATCTGGCGCGGCTGCGTCGAGTCGATCAGCCGTGGCCAGTGGGAGGCGTCCGCAAGCCTGGCCATGAGCCGCCTGGAAACCCTGCGCCATGTGGTGCTGCCACAGGCGCTGCGCATCGCCGTGGCCCCCACCGTCGGTTTCTCCGTGCAGGTGGTCAAGGGCACCGCGGTGACCTCGATCATCGGTTTCACCGAGCTGACCAAGACCGGCAGCATGCTGGCCAACGCCACCTTCGAGCCCTTCATGGTCTACGGCTTCGTCGCTCTCGGTTACTTCCTGCTCTGCTACCCGCTCTCGCTCGCCGCATACCGCCTGGAAAGGAGGCTGAATGTCACTGCTTAACGTCACCGCCCTGCACAAGTACTACGGCGACAACCACGTGCTCAAGGGCATAGACCTCAAGGTCGAAGAAGGCGAAGTGGTCGCCATCATCGGCCGCAGCGGCTCGGGCAAGAGCACCTTTCTGCGCACCCTCAACGGCCTGGAATCGATCAACGATGGCGTGATCGAAGTCGACGGCGAGTACATCGATGCCGCACGCGCCGACCTGCGCAGCGTGCGACAGAAAGTCGGCATGGTGTTCCAGCAGTTCAACCTGTTCCCGCACCTGACCGTCGGCGAGAACGTCATGCTGGCGCCGCAGGTGGTGAAGAAGACCTCACGCGCCGAAGCCGAAAAAATCGCCCGGGGAATGCTCGAACGCGTCGGCCTGGAAGAGAAGTTCGACGCCTACCCCGAGCGCCTGTCCGGCGGCCAGCAACAGCGTGTGGCCATCGCCCGCGCGCTGGCCATGTCGCCACGAGTGCTGCTGTGCGACGAGATTACCTCGGCGCTCGACCCGGAGCTGGTCAACGAGGTGCTGGCGGTGGTCAAGCAACTGGCCAGCGAGGGCATGACCCTGATCATGGTCACCCACGAGATGCGCTTCGCCCGCGAAGTCGGTGACAAGCTGGTGTTCATGCACCAGGGCAAGGTGCACGAGATCGGCGACCCGAAAGCCTTGTTCGCTGCCCCGCAAACCGAAGAGCTGCGCAACTTCATCGGCTCGGTGAACCTGTGAACGCGCCAGCGCCACTACCGCTGCCGGTCGAGCAACTGACCCGCGAGGCCTTCGCGCCCTTCGGCGACGTGATCGAAACAGCCGGCGCCAACGCCTTCGCGATCAACGCCGGCACCACCACGCGCTACCACGACCTGGCTCAGGTGGAGCTGGCCGGCGAGGCGCCGCGTACCCTGGTCAACCTGTTCGAAGGCAAGGCCTGGCATGCCCCCATCGCCATCCGCATGCTCGAACGCCATCC
The sequence above is drawn from the Pseudomonas sp. Z8(2022) genome and encodes:
- a CDS encoding amino acid ABC transporter ATP-binding protein, whose product is MSLLNVTALHKYYGDNHVLKGIDLKVEEGEVVAIIGRSGSGKSTFLRTLNGLESINDGVIEVDGEYIDAARADLRSVRQKVGMVFQQFNLFPHLTVGENVMLAPQVVKKTSRAEAEKIARGMLERVGLEEKFDAYPERLSGGQQQRVAIARALAMSPRVLLCDEITSALDPELVNEVLAVVKQLASEGMTLIMVTHEMRFAREVGDKLVFMHQGKVHEIGDPKALFAAPQTEELRNFIGSVNL
- a CDS encoding amino acid ABC transporter permease, producing MMDFTLWDILRNLLTGLQWTLLLSLVAFVCGGIAGLLVLLARLSPLSAPRILARGYIELFQGTPLLMQLFLVFFGIALLGLDVSPWLAAATALTLFTSAFLAEIWRGCVESISRGQWEASASLAMSRLETLRHVVLPQALRIAVAPTVGFSVQVVKGTAVTSIIGFTELTKTGSMLANATFEPFMVYGFVALGYFLLCYPLSLAAYRLERRLNVTA